The Hyphomicrobiales bacterium genome has a window encoding:
- a CDS encoding conserved hypothetical protein (Evidence 4 : Unknown function but conserved in other organisms), which yields MMPMIAPPAQSTLAADWKAPPFPPAKVLEGQYCRLEPLDVGRHIDDIWAVDVGQDSVWDWLPAAPPKSKDEYRALLDTMVAKTGIVPLAVIDKADGKAKGHLWIMEIRPEHGVFEVGWITYSPALQRTRAATEAIYLVGDYGFSLGYRRYEWKCNNLNEPSKRAALRFGFQYEGLFRQHMVVKGANRDTAWFSILDSEWPVRAQAFRRWLAPANFDEQGQQKLSLGAFNQVAGQVGPVSLRRAAYADIPTILALKNAAYTPNESIIGVPSLPRIADYRQVVAEHEVWLAEGAGGELEAALVLDIEPEDFTVWSVAVAPEAGGRRLGAALMAFADERAQALGYASVHLYTHAKLTQRIGWYERQGFTITHHEDMADRRLTHMRKTFAKAG from the coding sequence ATGATGCCGATGATTGCGCCACCTGCTCAGTCCACGCTCGCAGCAGACTGGAAGGCGCCGCCATTCCCGCCGGCCAAGGTTCTGGAAGGCCAGTATTGCCGGCTGGAGCCGCTCGATGTCGGCAGGCATATCGACGATATCTGGGCCGTCGATGTCGGGCAGGACAGCGTCTGGGACTGGCTGCCGGCCGCGCCGCCGAAGAGCAAGGACGAATACCGCGCTTTGCTCGACACGATGGTGGCGAAGACGGGAATCGTGCCGCTCGCCGTGATCGACAAGGCCGACGGCAAGGCCAAGGGCCATCTCTGGATCATGGAGATCCGGCCCGAGCATGGCGTCTTCGAGGTCGGCTGGATCACCTATTCGCCGGCGCTGCAGCGGACACGGGCGGCGACGGAGGCGATCTATCTGGTCGGCGATTACGGCTTCTCGCTGGGCTACCGTCGCTATGAATGGAAGTGCAACAACCTGAACGAGCCCTCCAAGCGCGCGGCGCTGCGTTTCGGCTTCCAGTATGAAGGCCTGTTCCGCCAGCACATGGTGGTGAAGGGGGCCAATCGCGATACCGCCTGGTTCTCGATCCTCGACAGTGAATGGCCGGTGCGCGCCCAGGCCTTCCGCCGTTGGCTGGCGCCGGCGAATTTCGACGAGCAAGGCCAGCAGAAGCTCTCGCTCGGCGCCTTCAACCAGGTCGCCGGGCAGGTGGGGCCCGTTTCGCTGCGCCGAGCTGCCTACGCCGATATTCCGACCATTCTCGCGCTCAAGAACGCCGCCTATACGCCGAATGAGAGCATCATCGGCGTGCCCTCGCTGCCGCGCATCGCCGATTACCGGCAGGTGGTCGCTGAGCACGAGGTCTGGCTCGCGGAAGGCGCGGGTGGGGAGCTCGAGGCGGCGCTGGTGCTCGATATCGAGCCCGAGGACTTCACGGTCTGGAGCGTGGCCGTCGCACCGGAGGCGGGCGGGCGCAGGTTAGGCGCCGCGCTGATGGCCTTCGCCGACGAGCGGGCGCAGGCGCTCGGCTATGCTTCAGTCCATCTCTACACCCATGCCAAGCTGACCCAGCGCATCGGCTGGTACGAGCGGCAGGGCTTCACCATCACGCATCATGAGGACATGGCCGACCGGCGGCTGACCCATATGCGCAAGACCTTCGCAAAAGCAGGCTGA
- a CDS encoding 2-keto-3-deoxy-L-fuconate dehydrogenase produces MAGRLKGKVAVVTAAGQGIGRAIAEAFVAEGATVWATDKDVGLLEGIPKAKKRKLDVLSTKAVNAFAEKVGPIDILVNAAGYVHHGTVLTTDDKAWDFSFDLNVTSMHRTIQAFLPGMLAKHKGSIVNIASGAGSVRGIPNRYAYGTTKAAVIGLTKAVAADYIKTGVRANAICPGTIQSPSLDQRIKDLAASTGTTEAAARQAFIDRQPMARLGTAEEIAWLAVYLAADESSYTTGQIHLADGGFAL; encoded by the coding sequence ATGGCAGGACGTTTGAAGGGCAAGGTCGCGGTCGTCACCGCCGCAGGGCAGGGGATCGGCCGGGCCATCGCCGAGGCTTTCGTGGCCGAGGGCGCCACCGTCTGGGCAACCGACAAGGATGTCGGCCTGCTCGAAGGCATTCCGAAGGCGAAGAAGCGCAAGCTCGACGTGCTGTCGACCAAGGCGGTCAACGCCTTCGCGGAGAAGGTCGGCCCGATCGATATTCTCGTGAATGCGGCCGGCTACGTCCATCACGGCACGGTGCTGACCACCGACGACAAGGCCTGGGACTTCTCCTTCGACCTCAACGTCACGTCGATGCACCGCACGATCCAGGCGTTCCTGCCGGGCATGCTGGCGAAGCACAAGGGCTCGATCGTCAATATCGCCTCGGGCGCCGGCTCGGTGCGCGGCATCCCGAACCGCTACGCCTATGGCACGACCAAGGCGGCGGTGATCGGCCTGACCAAGGCGGTCGCGGCCGACTACATCAAGACGGGCGTGCGTGCGAACGCGATCTGCCCGGGCACGATCCAGTCGCCCTCGCTCGACCAGCGCATCAAGGATCTCGCCGCCTCGACGGGGACGACCGAGGCCGCCGCGCGGCAGGCCTTTATCGATCGCCAGCCGATGGCCCGCCTCGGCACGGCGGAGGAGATCGCCTGGCTCGCGGTTTATCTCGCAGCGGACGAGTCGAGCTACACCACCGGCCAGATCCATCTGGCGGATGGCGGCTTCGCGCTCTGA
- the denD gene encoding D-erythronate dehydrogenase: MHALITGAAGMVGRKLAERLAREGRCAGKAIDRLTLTDVVPASLPAALAERATIRVEDATDAAVAKALAALRPDLIFHLAAIISGEAERDFDKGYRVNLDGMLNLLEAIRHEGGADYAPKLVFTSSSGIFGAPFPPSISDEFHITPLTSYGTQKAIGELLLADYTRRGFVDGVGIRFPSIVVRPGKPNASAGGFFSGIIREPLQGQEALLPVGDEVLFSHASPRSAVGFLIHAAGLSREQLGPRVNLTMPGVCVTVGEQIEALRRIAGDRAVKLIRRAPDPASSAIVAGWPTRFEAKRALALGFTAERDFDEIIRVHIEDDLGGHLPN; encoded by the coding sequence ATGCATGCCCTGATCACGGGTGCGGCCGGCATGGTCGGGCGTAAGCTGGCCGAGCGTCTGGCGCGCGAAGGACGCTGCGCCGGCAAGGCGATCGACAGGCTCACCTTGACCGATGTGGTTCCGGCCTCGCTGCCGGCTGCACTTGCGGAGCGGGCGACGATCCGCGTCGAGGACGCGACGGATGCCGCGGTTGCCAAGGCGCTTGCGGCGCTGCGGCCGGACCTGATCTTCCATCTCGCCGCGATCATCTCGGGCGAGGCCGAGCGCGATTTCGACAAGGGCTATCGCGTCAATCTCGACGGCATGCTGAACCTGCTCGAGGCGATCCGGCACGAAGGCGGCGCGGATTATGCACCGAAGCTCGTCTTCACCAGTTCGAGCGGCATTTTCGGCGCGCCGTTCCCGCCGTCGATCTCCGACGAGTTCCACATCACGCCGCTGACGAGCTACGGCACGCAGAAGGCGATCGGTGAATTGCTGCTGGCCGACTATACGCGGCGCGGCTTCGTCGATGGCGTCGGCATCCGCTTCCCCTCGATCGTTGTGCGGCCGGGCAAGCCCAATGCCTCGGCCGGCGGCTTCTTCTCCGGCATCATCCGCGAACCGTTGCAAGGGCAGGAGGCTCTGCTGCCGGTCGGCGACGAGGTGCTTTTCAGCCATGCGAGCCCGCGTTCGGCGGTCGGCTTTCTGATTCATGCCGCCGGGCTTTCACGCGAGCAGCTCGGCCCGCGCGTCAACCTGACCATGCCGGGTGTCTGCGTCACCGTCGGAGAGCAGATCGAGGCGCTCCGGCGCATCGCCGGCGACAGGGCGGTGAAGCTGATCCGGCGGGCGCCCGACCCGGCCTCCTCGGCCATCGTCGCAGGATGGCCGACCCGCTTCGAGGCAAAGCGCGCGCTGGCGCTGGGCTTCACGGCCGAGCGTGATTTCGACGAGATCATCCGCGTCCATATCGAGGACGATCTCGGCGGCCATCTTCCGAACTGA
- the denD gene encoding D-erythronate dehydrogenase encodes MHILVLGGAGMVGRKFIERLARDGHLGGKPVTRVTAQDVVVASPPPAAPFDFEAVISDLSIAGEAEKLIATRPELIVHLAAIVSGEAEADFDKGYRINLDGTRDLFEAIRKVGGGYKPRVVFTSSIAVFGAPFHDKIEDEFFTTPLTSYGTQKAIGELLLCDYSRRGFFDGVGIRLPTICVRPGKPNKAASGFFSNIIREPLNGEEAVLPVSDQVRHWHASPRSAVGFLIHAATMDTAAIGPRRVLTMPGYSCTVAEQIEALRKVAGDNVVARIKRVPDPVIDGIVAGWPRNFNPQRALGLGFKAESSFEEIIRVHIEDELHGTFVK; translated from the coding sequence ATGCATATTCTCGTTCTCGGCGGCGCCGGCATGGTCGGGCGCAAGTTCATCGAACGGCTGGCGCGCGACGGCCATCTCGGCGGCAAGCCGGTGACGCGCGTGACGGCGCAGGATGTCGTCGTCGCCTCGCCACCGCCGGCCGCTCCCTTCGATTTCGAGGCGGTGATCTCCGATCTCTCGATCGCGGGCGAGGCCGAGAAGCTGATCGCCACCCGGCCGGAGCTGATCGTGCACCTCGCGGCGATCGTCTCAGGCGAGGCCGAGGCCGATTTCGACAAGGGCTACCGGATCAATCTCGACGGCACGCGCGACCTGTTCGAGGCGATCCGCAAGGTCGGCGGCGGCTACAAGCCGCGCGTCGTCTTCACCTCCTCGATCGCCGTGTTCGGCGCGCCCTTCCACGACAAGATCGAGGACGAGTTCTTCACCACGCCACTGACCAGTTACGGCACGCAGAAGGCGATAGGCGAACTCCTGCTCTGCGACTATTCGCGGCGGGGCTTCTTCGACGGGGTCGGCATTCGCTTGCCGACGATCTGCGTCCGTCCCGGCAAGCCCAACAAGGCTGCCTCCGGCTTCTTCTCCAACATCATCCGCGAGCCACTGAACGGGGAGGAGGCCGTACTGCCGGTCTCCGACCAGGTGCGGCACTGGCATGCCAGCCCGCGCTCGGCCGTCGGCTTCCTGATCCATGCCGCGACGATGGACACCGCGGCGATCGGCCCGCGCCGGGTGCTGACCATGCCGGGCTATTCCTGCACCGTCGCCGAGCAGATTGAAGCCCTGCGCAAGGTGGCCGGCGACAATGTCGTCGCCCGGATCAAGCGCGTGCCCGATCCGGTGATCGACGGGATCGTCGCCGGCTGGCCGCGCAACTTCAATCCGCAGCGCGCACTGGGGCTCGGCTTCAAGGCGGAATCGAGCTTCGAGGAGATCATCCGCGTCCATATCGAGGACGAGCTGCACGGGACGTTCGTGAAGTAA
- a CDS encoding 50S ribosomal protein acetyltransferase — MFPELTRDDVFRLETRRLWLRWPRMADAAAILRLAGEKAVAEMTASIPHPYPSQAVEPFIFAMRKGNALGEHLVLAITPRSKPNELIGMIGAHKQASGTPFIGYWLGTPHWGKGYATEAVQGLIDTLFSLVDVPAIDADTRVINPASRRVLEKSGFRAEGSFLKSLPARGGLFPCEQFRLDRSTWAALKSWSASGWAHAPELEAEEEPARAPALDMPLRRQQEQAEPCPA, encoded by the coding sequence ATGTTCCCCGAACTGACCCGCGACGATGTCTTCCGGCTGGAGACCCGGCGTCTCTGGCTGCGTTGGCCCCGCATGGCCGATGCTGCTGCCATCCTGCGCCTTGCCGGCGAGAAGGCCGTGGCCGAGATGACGGCATCGATCCCCCATCCCTACCCGTCCCAGGCGGTGGAGCCCTTCATCTTCGCGATGCGCAAGGGCAACGCGCTGGGCGAGCATCTCGTCCTGGCGATCACGCCGCGTTCGAAGCCGAACGAGCTGATCGGCATGATCGGAGCTCATAAGCAGGCTTCCGGCACGCCCTTTATCGGCTACTGGCTCGGCACGCCCCACTGGGGCAAGGGCTATGCGACCGAGGCGGTGCAGGGGTTGATCGATACCCTGTTCTCGCTGGTCGACGTCCCGGCGATCGACGCCGATACCCGCGTCATCAATCCGGCCTCGCGGCGGGTTCTGGAGAAGTCCGGCTTCCGGGCCGAAGGCTCCTTCCTGAAGTCGCTGCCGGCTCGCGGCGGGCTGTTCCCCTGCGAGCAGTTCCGGCTCGACCGCTCGACCTGGGCGGCGCTCAAGAGCTGGAGCGCCAGCGGCTGGGCGCATGCGCCCGAGCTGGAGGCGGAGGAGGAACCGGCGCGCGCGCCGGCGCTCGACATGCCCCTGCGCCGCCAGCAGGAGCAGGCCGAGCCCTGCCCGGCCTGA
- the rpmA gene encoding 50S ribosomal subunit protein L27 — protein sequence MAHKKAGGSSRNGRDSESKRLGVKRFGDQAVVAGNIIIRQRGTKWHAGANVGMGKDHTLFATTNGRVRFTTKLGRAFVNVVPAQEAAE from the coding sequence ATGGCTCACAAAAAGGCAGGCGGCTCGTCGCGTAACGGCCGCGATTCGGAAAGCAAGCGGCTCGGCGTGAAGCGCTTCGGCGATCAGGCCGTCGTGGCCGGCAACATCATTATTCGTCAGCGCGGCACCAAGTGGCATGCCGGCGCCAATGTCGGCATGGGCAAAGACCATACCCTCTTTGCGACGACGAATGGCCGAGTCCGATTCACGACGAAACTCGGCCGAGCTTTCGTGAACGTAGTCCCGGCCCAAGAGGCCGCAGAGTAA
- the rplU gene encoding 50S ribosomal protein L21, with protein MFAVIKTGGKQFRVAANDKITVAKIEGNPGDTVAFGSVLMLTEGEKTTLDAKALSEITVAGEIVEQARGEKVIAFKKRRRQNSKRKRGFRAELTVIRITDILTGGKQPEMKKGDAAAAPAAAKAKAAPKAGEEAAAPKKAAAKKAPAKKAKDEASEA; from the coding sequence TTCCGCGTCGCCGCCAACGACAAGATCACCGTTGCCAAGATCGAGGGCAACCCGGGCGACACCGTCGCCTTCGGTTCCGTGCTGATGCTCACCGAGGGTGAGAAGACCACGCTCGACGCCAAGGCCCTTTCCGAGATCACCGTCGCCGGTGAGATCGTCGAGCAGGCCCGTGGCGAGAAGGTCATCGCCTTCAAGAAGCGCCGCCGCCAGAATTCGAAGCGCAAGCGCGGCTTCCGCGCCGAGCTGACCGTCATCCGCATCACCGACATCCTCACCGGCGGCAAGCAGCCGGAGATGAAGAAGGGCGATGCCGCCGCTGCTCCGGCCGCCGCCAAGGCGAAGGCTGCTCCGAAGGCCGGCGAGGAAGCTGCCGCTCCGAAGAAGGCTGCCGCCAAGAAGGCTCCAGCCAAGAAGGCCAAGGACGAGGCGTCCGAAGCCTGA